The sequence below is a genomic window from Zonotrichia leucophrys gambelii isolate GWCS_2022_RI chromosome 26, RI_Zleu_2.0, whole genome shotgun sequence.
CTTTGCTGGGCACCACCGCCctgtttccagcagaaaattcccattccagagggaggaggaggaggaggaggaggaatgccCTTCCCTGCTGTCGGTGCCCTCCTAATCTCGGTCTCAGCGCGCTCAGCCTGTGTCAATATTTTGACTTTGTGTCCTTCCCCCGGGAGGTGACAGAGCCCCGAACGCATCTGAGAGCGAGCTCCGGTGATCAAGAACTGctaaaaacctaaaaaaccaCTCTGGGTGCTGGGAAAGAGCGGGGTCACCCAAGCTCCCCCTGCCCGGGGTGTTCCCCATCCCCTTgggccactccctgccattcCCGATATTCCAATGAGGTTTTCCAAGGCTTTTTTCAGGGCTCAAGGGTCATTTGGGTGTCGTGATAAAGAAGTTCTGGTGATAAAGAACTTCTCAGAAACTCTGGGAAACAGCGGGGTCATCCaacctccccctgcccagcgTTCCCCATCCCGGTATTCCCAATTCCCGATATTCCAGTGCAGTTTTCCAGCCCCGTTTCAGGGTTCAGGGGTCATTTGGATGTCGTGACTCAGCTCTGGTGATAAAGAACTTCTCAGAAACTCTGGGAAACAGCGGGGTCACCCAACCTCCCCTTGTCCGGGGTGTTCCCCATCCCCTTGGGGCACGCCCTGCCATTCCCGATATTCCAGTGCAGTTTTCCAGCCCCATTTCAGGGCTCAGGGGTCATTTGGGTGTCCTGACTCACCCCACAGCCTCAGGATCCCACCTGGATACACCACGGGGCTTTGGCAaagcttctccagctgcagggaggctcaggggctTCTCCTCTGAGGCTTCCCGAGGGCTGGAGGTGGGGACTGGGGATTTATCCTGGGGCTTGGAGCTCATCCCAGCACTTACCttgctggaaatgggaattgtgagCCAGGGAACCCCTCAGGAATTGTGAGCCAGGGAACCCCTCAAGCTGCTCCCCACAAACCCAGGAGCTCAGAGAGATTTGGATGGCAGGGTTTGTTTGCTACAGGATCCGTGGGCACACAAATCCcgagggatggggatggaaagCCATCCTTGAGGATTTATCCCGGGCCATGGAACTCATCCCAGCGCTTACCTTGCTGGAGAAGGGAATTGTGAGCCAGGGAACCCCTCAGGAATTGTGAGCCAGGGAACCCCTCAAGCTGCTCCCCACAAACCCAGGAGCTCAGAGACCATTTGGGATGGCAGGGTTTATTTGTTACAGGATCCGTGGGCACACAAATCCcgagggatggggatggaaagCCCATCCTTGAGGATTTATCCCGGGCCATGGAGCTCATCCCAGCACTTACCTTGCTGGAGAAGGGAATTGTGAGCCCGGGAACCCCTCAGGCTGCTCCCCACAAACCCAGGAGCTCAGAGACCATTTGGGATGGCAGGGTTTATTTGTTACAGGATCCAtgggcacacagacacacaaatcccgagggatggggatggaatccCATCCCTGTGGCTTCATCCCAGCACTTACCTTGCTGGAGAAGGGAATTGTGAGCCAGGGAACCCCTCAGGCTGCTCCCCACAAACCCAGGAGCTCAGAGATCATTTGGGATGGCAGGGTTTATTTGCTACAGGATCCGTGGGCACACAAATCCcgagggatggggatggaaaggagcagaaatgtccctgggaatgctgtggcACCCCGTGGGCcgggagaggggctggaattTGCTTCCTCTAGGCCGAGGGGGCGAAGCCCACGCGGTTGTTGGCCATGTCGAAGACGGTGTaaaattccttcaggaaaaCGTTTCCCAGGATCCAGAGGGGCTGCCCGTCCTGGGAGGGCAGGTAGGTGGCCTCGATGGCCAGGGTGCAGTAGCCATTGCTCTGGAGGGGGGAATAACGGGGGGtcagcatctccagcagcacagagggagctACGGGATCTTCCCAGGGCCTCGGGAATGCTTGGGATGTTCCTGGTGCCTCGGGAATTCTCAGCATGTTCCTGGTGCCTCGGGAATGCTTGAGAAGTTCCCAATGCCTGGGCAACTCTCGGGGTGTTTCCAGTGACTGGGGAACTCCTGGGAATTTTCAGAATGTTCCCAGTGCCTCGGGAATGCTTGGGGTGTTCCCAGTGCCTCAGGAACTCTTGGGAATGCTTGGGGTGTTCCCAGTATCTGGAGAACTCTTGGGAGCTCTCAGGATGCTCCTGGTACCTGGGAAATTCTCAGGAACCCTTGGGATGTTCCCAGTGCCTGGAGATGTTCCCAGTACCCGTGGAACCCTGGGGAGCTCTCAGGAACCCTGGGGATGTCCCTGGTACCCTGGGAACCCTGGGGAACCCTCGGGATGTTCCCGGTGCCTCGGGAACTCTCAGGAACTCTTGGGATGCCCCTGGTACCCAGGGAAACCTGGGGAACTCTCAGGATGCTCCTGGTACCTGGGAAATTCTCAGGAACCCTCGGGATGTTCCCAGTGCCTGGAGATGTTCCCAGTACTTGTGGAACCCTGAGGAGCTCTCAGGAACCCTGGGGATGGATCCCAGTACCCAGGGAACCCTGGGTGTACCCCGGAGTCCCGTCCTCGGGACTTCAGGACTCTTGGGATGCCCCTGGTACCCAGGGAAACCTGGGGACTAGGCTCTCAGGATGCTCCTGGTACCTGGGAAATTCTCAGGAACCCTCGGGATGTTCCCAGTGCCTGGAGGTGTTCCCAGTACCCGTGGAACCCTGGGGAGCTCTCAGGAACCCTGGGGATGTCCCTGGTACCCTGGGAACCCTGGGGAACCCTCGGGATGTTCCCGGTGCCTCGGGAACTCTCAGGAACTCTTGGGATGCCCCTGGTACCCAGGGAAACCTGGGGAACTCTCAGGATGCTCCTGGTACCTGGGAAATTCTCAGGAACCCTCGGGATGTTCCCAGTGCCTGGAGGTGTTCCCAGTACCCGTGGAACCCTGGGGAACTCTCAGGAACCCTGGGGATGGATCCCAGTACCCTGGGAACCCTGGGGATGGATCCCAGTACCCATGGAACCctgtggaattttgggttggaccccacagagcccacacGTACGTTGAGGACGTAGGCGCTCGGGGGGAGCGCGAGCCGAGCGCCGCCGATGCCGAAGGTGAGTTGGGGCATGCTCTGGGTGTCACTGCAGTCCACAGCGtactgaggggacagggacagggctcgTGGCAgccaggggacacggggggggaCAAACACCCCGCCCCTGGCAGCGCCACACCACGGAatcatggaaaggtttgggtgggaagggaatttAAATCACCCGGTggcacccctgccatggcagggacacctcccagtgtccccaaggggctccagcctggcctgggacactgccaggggtccagggacagccacagctgctctgggaattccaccccagcccctctcccaagatttcttcccaaaatcccatctaaacctgcccatggaatcctggaatggtttgggttggagggacctcaaagcccatccagtgccaccatGGGTCccacacctcccactgtgccagggtgctccagcctggcctgggacactgccagggatggcacagctgctctgggacatcaccccagcccctccccaccctcacagggaggaattccttccctgcATCAACCCTAAATTCCCTCTCTTTCACTCTGAACCCATCTCCCCTTGCCCTGTCACTCCAGACCTTTCTCCCAAGTCCCTCTCTGGCTTCCCTGTAGCCCCTTCAGATCTGGAACGGGCTGTGAGGTTCCCACACAATgttctgttctccaggctgagcatccccacCTTTCTCAGCCTGATGTCCCCCTGCAGTCCCTTGTCCTGCAGGTGCCACCTGAGTTTTGTGGGACCTGGTCAAACCCAGGGCTCTGACTCCCACACAGGCTCCCCACTGctccagaccccccaaacccccacacTCACCCCATAGCTGGTCTCCTGGGCTCCCAGGGCCTCCAGGACACTCTCTATGTACTCCTGGGGCACGGTCAGCAGGAATGTCCCCGTGTCCACGAtggcctggcagccctggctgcaccaGCCGGTCGCTGACTGCCCGATGGCAACCCTGGCAGGACAATGGGGACAAGGACGTGGCTTTGGGCACCCCTAAACCCAAAGCATCGAgcctggagccctgcagagcagggtgtgaTGGCCAGGGGTGCAAACACCACTCACTCCTCAAGTGCCACCTGCCAGTAGAGCCTCTGTGTCACCGGTGCCCAGGTGATGTCCCCCTGGAAGAGCTGGGGGTCCACGCCCCCCAGGAGGAGCTCGCCCCCGTAGTCGTAGGTGGGCTGGCTGTGAGGaaacagagccaggagagccctgTGGTCAACGTGGGATGGAGAGGGGGGAGTGCCCGAGGAACCCTCAGGGGGacgggcaggggacagcaggatgtgagggacaccaggacgtgcaggcaggggacagcaggatgtGAAGGTGGGGGACAGCAGGATGTGAGGGACACCAGGACGtgcaggcaggggacagcaggatgtgagggatggggacaccatgaTGTAGGGATACCAGGATGTGCAGGGCACATGATGACATGAGGGCATGGGACACCAAGATGTGCAGATAGGGGACCCAAACGACGACACCACAACagcaggggacaccaggacgtgaggcaggggacagcaggattgaggcaggggacaccaggataGGGAAAGATAGGGGGACACCACAACATGCAGGGGACACCTGGACCTGAGGGCAGGGCACACCAGGATGTGCAGATAGGGGACACCAGGATgtgagggatggggacaccaagATGTGAGGGCAGGGGACACTGTGACATGCAGGCAGGGGACATCAGGATGTGCAAGCGGGACACCAGGATgtgagggatggggacaccaagATGTGAGGGCAGGGGACACTGTGACATGCAGGCAGGGGACATCAGGATGTGCAagcaggggacaccaggacatgagggcaggggacagcaggagatgAGAGCAGGAGACACCACAATGtgagggcaggggacagcaggatgtGCACATAGGGGACATCATGACATGAGGGCAGGGGACCCCACAACAcgcaggggacaccaggacatgAGGATGTGAAAGTAGGGGACACCACAACAAGTGGGCAGGGGACACCAAGATGTGCAGATAGAGGACAGCAGGACatgagggatggggacaccaggacatgCAGGGGACCAGGACATGAGATCAGGGGACACCACGACATGCAgagaggggacaccaggacatgCAGATAAGGGACACCACGACATGCAGGGCACACCAGGACACTCAGAgcgccctgcagggctctcacCGTGAGAAGTAGAAGCTGAAGACGGGCTCGGCGAGCTGGTTCTGCTCCAGCATGCCCCCCAGCGCCGTGGCCATGCCCCCCACGGCCAGCGAGGGGAAGGCCATGCCCAGGATGCCATCGAAGGCCGCGAAGTAGAACGGCTGCGTGGGCTCCtcctggctcagccccagctcctgctgggtcACTGTGATGCTCTGgatctgcagggaaaggggatctgaggaggggctgctgctcccaaggTGCCAACAGCACCAGGCagaggggaaaattggggaaaaaaaacaggaattgGGGTAAAACCCAGCCAAAGGCCAGCTGGTGACTGGGTTtgtcacaggggttcttggatgagggaagagacgaggatctgactccctgtttcacaaggcttgatttattattttatgatatatattacattaaaaccatactaaaagaatagaagaaaaggtttcatcagaaggctggctaagctaagaatagaaaggcatgataacaaaggtttgtggcttggacagagagctcGAGCctgctgactgtgattggccattaattagaaacaaccacatgagaccaatcccagatgcacccgttgcattccacagcagcagataaccattgtttacattttgttcctgaggcctatcagcttctcaggaggaaaaatcctaaggaaaggatttttcacgaaaagatgtctgtgacaactaACCGACTCTCAACCCTCCAACTATAGTTTATCAACCTAGTCACAAAACAACCAATAACGCCCCTAGACAAAAAAAGGACACAAATGAGCCTTAATTTTAACATCCCTCATCATCTTCCTCCTGCTACCCTACACACTCACCCCAACCACCCAGCTACCCATGaacctggccctgggcactcaCCCTGAGCGTGTCGGAGCCCAGCACGATGGTGACGGAGCCGCTGCCGTAGGACACGTTGTAGGACTGGCCCCTGGGCGTGAAGGTGGCCGAGGCACTGGGCTGGAACTTGGCGTGGTTGACtgggggaggaagaagagggaaagCCCTGGGCATGGGCAGCGAAATGCCATGCAGTGGGGTTTCACTGCTGGGTGCTCCTTGGGGAGATTCCCAAGGGTCAGGTCCTGTTCTGCAGTGGGATTTCACTGCTGGGTGCTCCATCAGTGGGGTTTCACTGCTGGAACCTCCCTGGGATAATTCCTGGGGATCAGGTTCTGTATTGCCATGGGATTTCACTGCTGGGTGCTCCATCAGTGGGGTTTCACTATTGGAACCTCCCTGGGATAATTCCTGGGGATCAGGTTCTGTATTGCCATGGGATTTCACTGCTGGGTGCTCCATCAGTGGGGTTTCACTGCTGGATGGTCCCTGATATCATGGGGATCAGGTTCTGCATTGCCATGGGATTTCACTGCTGGGTGCTCCATCAGTGAGATTTCACTGCTGGATGGTCCCTGGATAATTCCTGGGGATCAGGTCCTGTTCTGCAGTGGGATTTCACTGCTGGAACCTCCCTGGGATAATTCCCAGGAATCAGGTTCTGTTCTGCAGTGGGAATTCACTGCTGGGTGCTCCTTGGGGTAATTCTCAAGGAGCAAGTCCTGTTCTGCCATGGGATTTCACATGGGATTCACCCATCCTGAATACCAAGGCTGATGGTGCCTAGATAATCCTGGGGATTAGGTCCTGTCTGCAGTGGGATTTCATTTCTGAGTGTCCATCAGTGGGATTTCACTGCTGGATATCCTGAGTGATTTCCCAAGGAGCAGGTCCTGTTCCAGGGAGTGGAATTTAATTCTGGGTGCTCCATCAGTTAGATTTCACTGCTTGATGCTCCTTGGATAATTTCCCAGGAAGCAGGTCCGTTTCTGCAGTGGATTTCCCTGCTGGAACCTCCCTGAGATAATCCCCAAGGAGCAGGTCCTGTTCTGCAGTGGGATTTCATTTCTGAGTGCCCATCAATTGATTTCACTGCTGGATGGTCCTGGGATAATTCCCAGGAATCAGGTTCTGTTCTGCAGTGGGATTTCATTTCTGAGTCCCCAATCAATTTTAGAATTTCACTGCTGGTGCTCCATTGGGATAATCCCCAGGGGACAGGTCTGTTCTGCAGTGGGATTTCATTTCTGGTGCTCCCATCAGTGGGATTGCCAGGAACCGCCAGGACCCCAAGAAGATTGCTGGATGGATTCAGGGACACCCCTGGATATccctggggtggctgtgggatTGACTGCTGGCTGCCCTAGAGGCTAACTACCCAATGAGCAAGTCCTGTTCTGCCATGGGATTTCACATGGGATTCCACCCGATCCCCTGGAATTATCCTAAGGGAGCTGGATGGTGCCTTAGGATAATTCCTGGGGATCAGGTCCTGTGCTGCAGTGGGATTTCATTTCTGGGTGGTCCATCAGTGGGATTTCACTGCTGGATGATTCCTGAGTGATTCCCAAGGAGCAGGTCCTGTTCTGGAGTGGGATTTAATTTCTGGGTGCTCCATCAGTTAGATTTCACTGCTTGATGCTCCTTGGGATAATTCCCAGGAATCAGGTCCTGTTCTGCAGTGGGATTTCACTGCTGGGTGCTCCATTGGGATAATCCCCAAGGAGCAGGTCCTGTTCTGCAGTGGGATTTCATTTCTGGGTGCCCCATCAGTGGGATTTCACTGCTGGGTGCTCCATTGGGATAATCCCCAAGGTGCAGGTCCTGTTCTGCAGTGGGATTTCATTTCTGGGTGCCCCATCAGTGGGATTGCCAGGAATGGCCAGGGAGCACCCAGAAGATTGCTGGGATGGTCAGGGAGCACCCCTGAGATCCCTGGGGTGGCTGTGAGGATTTgagggctctgagctccccaAGAAAGGCACCAGCTACCCCAGATCAGCATCCCAGGGTCATTTTTTTGGCATcgtgatgtccccaaggtgacaGGGGAAGAACAGGGACAAGGATGTGGCTTTGGGCACCTGTGGCACCCAAACCCATCCTGGAGTGCTCTGAAACACATCAAGCCTTGAGCCCCACAGTGCTGGGATAATTGGCACTAATTAATGACCACGAATTACTCCTAGGAGCAGGAACGTCCCTGCTCACAGCATCCCGGGCTACTCACAGCAAGCAGGACTCTTG
It includes:
- the PGC gene encoding gastricsin, encoding MRRNLRTILEEMISLKKGLSIREQMRAAGVLDDFLKHIKYDSVKKYQPSQGAVVREPIANHLDSSYFGEISIGEPPQKFLVLFDTGSSNLWVPSTDCKSPACFNHAKFQPSASATFTPRGQSYNVSYGSGSVTIVLGSDTLRIQSITVTQQELGLSQEEPTQPFYFAAFDGILGMAFPSLAVGGMATALGGMLEQNQLAEPVFSFYFSRQPTYDYGGELLLGGVDPQLFQGDITWAPVTQRLYWQVALEEVAIGQSATGWCSQGCQAIVDTGTFLLTVPQEYIESVLEALGAQETSYGYAVDCSDTQSMPQLTFGIGGARLALPPSAYVLNSNGYCTLAIEATYLPSQDGQPLWILGNVFLKEFYTVFDMANNRVGFAPSA